Proteins encoded by one window of Synechococcus sp. WH 7805:
- a CDS encoding Coq4 family protein produces MHIRLQERLQSLKLLAGLASFLKNPGSLDSVFAVGNSVKDGPLGDQMMRHLLKDPQFKDLVQERWRPQPIDLSALKTLPEGSLGRCYANQLISQGITPDTLIDPSPVDSDKDFIVHRLKETHDITHVLTGFGIDGASELGLQGFNLAQNRSPLAVMLIFGGMLSALQNDEPLTPMLRALAQGFQMGLDAELVISKKLEDGWNRPLADWQRDLNLPITIA; encoded by the coding sequence ATGCACATCAGATTGCAGGAACGCCTCCAGAGCCTGAAACTGCTGGCCGGGCTCGCCTCTTTCCTGAAGAATCCAGGGTCACTGGACAGCGTGTTCGCCGTCGGCAACAGCGTGAAGGATGGTCCTCTCGGCGATCAGATGATGCGCCATCTGTTGAAGGATCCTCAGTTCAAGGATCTGGTGCAGGAACGCTGGAGACCGCAGCCGATTGACCTCAGCGCCCTCAAGACCCTTCCGGAGGGCAGCCTTGGGCGTTGCTATGCCAACCAGCTGATCAGTCAGGGCATCACCCCAGACACGTTGATTGACCCATCCCCGGTTGACAGTGACAAGGACTTCATCGTGCATCGACTGAAAGAGACTCACGACATCACACACGTCTTGACTGGATTCGGCATCGATGGTGCGAGTGAACTGGGGCTCCAGGGGTTCAACCTTGCGCAGAATCGCTCGCCGCTGGCCGTGATGCTGATCTTCGGCGGAATGCTCTCAGCCCTTCAGAACGACGAACCTCTGACGCCAATGCTGCGAGCTCTGGCACAGGGGTTTCAGATGGGCCTGGATGCGGAACTGGTGATTTCCAAAAAACTCGAAGATGGCTGGAATCGGCCGTTGGCCGACTGGCAACGTGACCTGAATCTGCCCATCACCATCGCCTGA
- the speA gene encoding biosynthetic arginine decarboxylase has translation MAHTSTAGPWTVQDGADLYGLERWGAPYFSTNSRGHITVQPQGDRGGSIDLIELVEGLQARDLGLPLLIRFDDILEDRLERLHAAFDRAIAHYGYSGRYQGVFPVKCNQQRHVVERLVDSGQRWHFGLEAGSKAELLIALSLLKDPEALLICNGYKDQRYLETAILARKLGRQPVVVIEQPDEVERIIQASDHLGAAPMIGIRARLSTRSTGRWGSSVGDRAKFGLSIPELLDTTAALRDAGLLKELRLLHFHIGSQINDIAVLKDALQEAGQIYGELHRLGAPMGFLDVGGGLGIDYDGSRSATAASTNYSLQNYANDVVATVKECCEPSGVPVPTLVSESGRALASHFSVLVFDILGTGAAPDERPERMDDDPLILRNLHETFDGITTANLQEAWNDVLKFKDDALSAFRLGYLSLPERARAEQLAWACARRINRLLPADDSSPDELRNLRASLASTYYGNFSVFRSAPDTWAIDQLFPVMPIHRLDEEPDQLGSIADLTCDSDGKLARFIQGGQSKPLLELHSPQPNQPYLIGLFLAGAYQEVMGNLHNLFGSTNAVHIRLAPGGGYLLDHVVRGDTNSDVLEAMEHDPDLMLERLRLASEEAIRDRRLSVNDARLLISHVASSLQQATYLQA, from the coding sequence ATGGCCCACACCAGCACCGCTGGCCCATGGACCGTTCAGGACGGTGCAGACCTCTACGGACTGGAGCGATGGGGAGCCCCTTACTTCTCAACCAACTCCCGCGGTCACATCACCGTGCAACCCCAGGGCGATCGTGGCGGAAGCATCGATCTGATCGAACTTGTGGAGGGGCTGCAGGCTCGGGATCTCGGCCTGCCCCTGCTGATCCGCTTCGACGACATTCTGGAAGATCGGCTCGAACGGCTGCATGCAGCCTTCGATCGCGCCATTGCCCACTACGGGTATTCAGGCCGCTACCAGGGCGTGTTCCCTGTGAAATGCAATCAGCAGCGGCATGTGGTTGAACGGCTGGTGGACAGCGGCCAGCGCTGGCACTTTGGCCTGGAGGCTGGGAGCAAGGCGGAACTGCTGATCGCCCTCTCGCTGCTGAAAGATCCGGAAGCTCTGCTGATCTGCAACGGCTACAAAGATCAGCGGTACCTGGAAACGGCAATCCTGGCGCGCAAGCTCGGACGTCAACCGGTGGTGGTGATCGAACAACCGGACGAGGTGGAGCGGATCATTCAAGCGAGCGATCACCTCGGTGCAGCACCGATGATCGGAATCCGTGCCCGCCTCTCCACCCGCAGTACGGGCCGTTGGGGCAGCTCCGTGGGAGACCGTGCCAAATTCGGCCTGTCCATCCCCGAACTGCTTGACACCACTGCAGCCCTTCGCGATGCAGGCCTTCTGAAAGAGCTGCGCTTGCTGCACTTCCATATCGGCAGTCAGATCAACGACATCGCCGTCCTGAAGGATGCCCTCCAGGAAGCTGGACAGATCTACGGCGAGCTGCACCGGCTGGGGGCACCGATGGGCTTTCTCGACGTGGGCGGTGGCCTGGGGATCGACTACGACGGCAGCCGCAGCGCCACCGCGGCTTCAACCAATTACTCCCTGCAGAACTACGCCAACGATGTGGTGGCCACTGTGAAGGAATGCTGTGAACCCAGCGGTGTTCCCGTGCCCACGCTCGTGAGCGAGAGCGGTCGTGCCCTGGCCAGCCACTTCAGCGTGCTGGTGTTCGACATCCTCGGCACCGGTGCGGCACCGGATGAGCGTCCGGAACGGATGGACGACGATCCATTGATCCTGCGCAACCTGCATGAAACTTTTGATGGCATCACCACAGCCAACCTGCAGGAAGCCTGGAACGACGTTCTGAAGTTCAAAGATGATGCGCTCAGTGCTTTCCGCCTCGGATACCTAAGCCTTCCGGAGCGGGCACGTGCTGAACAGTTGGCCTGGGCCTGTGCGCGGCGCATCAATCGCCTGCTGCCCGCCGATGACAGCAGCCCCGATGAGCTGCGCAATCTTCGCGCCAGCCTGGCCAGCACTTATTACGGCAATTTTTCGGTGTTTCGATCAGCTCCCGACACCTGGGCGATCGATCAACTCTTTCCCGTGATGCCAATCCATCGACTCGATGAAGAGCCCGACCAGCTCGGGAGCATTGCCGACCTCACCTGTGACTCCGATGGCAAGCTGGCACGCTTCATCCAGGGCGGGCAGAGCAAACCCCTGCTGGAACTGCACAGCCCTCAGCCGAATCAGCCTTACCTGATCGGTTTGTTTCTGGCCGGTGCCTACCAAGAAGTGATGGGCAACCTGCACAACCTGTTCGGCAGCACCAACGCCGTGCATATCCGCCTGGCCCCTGGCGGTGGTTACCTGCTGGACCACGTGGTGCGCGGAGACACCAACTCCGATGTGTTGGAAGCGATGGAACACGACCCTGATCTGATGCTCGAACGCCTCCGCCTGGCCAGCGAGGAGGCCATCCGAGATCGACGGCTGTCGGTCAACGACGCCAGGCTATTGATCAGCCACGTGGCCAGCAGCCTCCAACAGGCCACTTATCTCCAGGCCTGA
- the ndk gene encoding nucleoside-diphosphate kinase, which translates to MASERTFIAIKPDGVQRGLIGEILGRFERKGFKLVGLKQLTPSRELAEQHYGVHKERPFFAGLVDFITSGPVVAMVWEGDGVIASARKLIGATKPLEAEPGTIRGDLAINIGRNVIHGSDAPETAQFEIGLWFQASELSDWTPSDQGWRTEG; encoded by the coding sequence ATGGCCTCGGAACGCACCTTCATCGCCATCAAGCCCGACGGGGTTCAGCGCGGTCTCATCGGCGAGATCCTCGGTCGTTTCGAGCGCAAGGGTTTCAAGCTTGTCGGCCTCAAGCAGCTCACCCCCAGCCGTGAGCTGGCAGAGCAGCACTACGGCGTTCACAAAGAGCGTCCGTTTTTCGCCGGCCTGGTGGACTTCATCACCTCTGGCCCCGTGGTGGCCATGGTGTGGGAAGGCGACGGTGTGATTGCCAGCGCCCGCAAGCTCATCGGTGCCACCAAGCCTCTCGAAGCAGAACCCGGCACCATCCGCGGCGACCTGGCGATCAACATTGGTCGCAACGTGATTCACGGGTCTGATGCTCCAGAGACCGCACAGTTCGAGATCGGTCTCTGGTTCCAGGCGTCTGAGCTGAGCGACTGGACTCCTTCCGATCAAGGATGGCGCACCGAGGGCTGA
- a CDS encoding glutamine synthetase family protein, translating to MSDSPSHELQPWLKRAAITWVNHAGAPLVKVVPRRHLHKAADLGVGFSPVADAFRVDGCIAPSHRFARPDEDLRLHAVVEALAPLEPDRGWAWAPGERRWRDGRAYEADQRSFCRLQQDCLQQKGLTLQAGFELEWMVFAGDAGTQGSPAFPGGPYGADRLVEGLDYASEICEGLDAAGLDWLQFHPEYGASQFELSLAHASAVEAADRLVLARLVIQRVSRRLGLRCSFTPKLSSDQVGNGGHVHFSLRRHGQPVLQGGDGPGGVLPEGAALISGVLHHLPALLPIACPLSASYARLAPSSWSAPYQVWGIENREAALRLVPTSVDQVPAHLELKVADLGANPYLLLGSLQVLAMAALIEAVPLPEPVRGDPARVDGTTAAHARLPQSLAEGRTALASSAVLSAAMGELLHGSVLDSIDAEIARCEGLPPDQVIASTRWWPLVGGLS from the coding sequence GTGAGCGATAGCCCCTCCCATGAGCTCCAGCCCTGGCTGAAGCGTGCGGCGATCACCTGGGTGAATCATGCCGGCGCTCCGTTGGTGAAGGTGGTGCCCCGCCGCCATCTCCACAAAGCAGCCGATCTGGGTGTGGGGTTTTCGCCTGTGGCCGATGCCTTTCGGGTTGATGGATGCATCGCGCCTTCACACCGTTTCGCTCGACCTGATGAAGATCTGCGTCTCCATGCTGTGGTGGAGGCGCTGGCACCTCTTGAGCCTGATCGCGGTTGGGCCTGGGCTCCCGGGGAGCGGCGTTGGCGTGATGGACGGGCCTACGAGGCCGACCAGCGCAGTTTTTGCCGGCTGCAACAGGACTGTCTGCAGCAGAAAGGGCTGACGCTGCAAGCGGGCTTCGAGCTCGAGTGGATGGTGTTTGCAGGGGATGCGGGAACCCAGGGTTCTCCTGCATTCCCGGGCGGGCCTTATGGGGCTGATCGCTTGGTGGAAGGCCTCGACTATGCCTCTGAGATCTGTGAGGGCCTAGATGCTGCCGGGCTGGACTGGCTGCAGTTTCATCCCGAATACGGTGCTTCCCAGTTCGAGTTGTCACTGGCCCATGCGTCGGCTGTGGAGGCCGCCGATCGTTTGGTTCTGGCCCGCTTGGTGATTCAGCGCGTGAGCCGACGACTGGGACTGCGTTGCAGTTTCACGCCCAAGTTGTCCAGCGATCAGGTCGGCAACGGCGGTCATGTGCATTTCAGTCTTCGCCGGCATGGTCAGCCCGTGCTGCAGGGAGGCGATGGTCCAGGTGGCGTGTTGCCGGAGGGTGCGGCTCTGATTTCCGGTGTGTTGCATCACCTGCCGGCATTGCTGCCGATCGCCTGTCCGCTCTCGGCTTCGTACGCCCGGCTGGCGCCCAGCTCCTGGTCGGCGCCTTATCAGGTGTGGGGAATTGAAAACCGCGAGGCGGCCTTGCGTTTGGTCCCAACCTCTGTCGATCAAGTGCCTGCCCACCTCGAACTGAAAGTTGCCGATCTGGGGGCCAATCCCTATCTGTTGCTTGGATCGTTGCAGGTGTTGGCGATGGCGGCTCTCATCGAGGCCGTGCCCCTGCCGGAGCCGGTGCGCGGCGATCCTGCGCGCGTTGATGGCACAACAGCGGCCCATGCCCGTCTACCCCAGTCCTTGGCGGAGGGGCGTACAGCGTTGGCATCCAGTGCAGTGCTGTCGGCGGCGATGGGCGAGCTGCTGCATGGGAGCGTGCTCGACAGCATCGATGCCGAGATCGCCCGCTGTGAGGGTTTGCCTCCGGATCAGGTGATCGCCAGCACCCGCTGGTGGCCCTTGGTGGGTGGACTCAGCTGA
- a CDS encoding FAD-dependent oxidoreductase, whose translation MTALRPPAADAALILGGGLMGLAIAHQLARRDHPVCVISRRRGEAAGFVAAGMLAPHAEGLSGDQLRFGQLSLERVPSWVAQIEADSGLPCGLRSTGIVVPFTSSEDRDRYPTARFGTALNRRQLEREVPGIATTWQAGLLFEQDGQIDNRRQLMRSLESACVERGVQFLEGVEVLELLENGDKHIGARIRNAEGTISERNSAIAVLCSGAWSSRLLPQLPIFPVKGQMLSLQAPRGALKRVIFGPGTYLVPREDGLVVVGATSEREAGFAEGLTPQGQSILKQGIASLLPEASGWPPMERWWGFRPCTPDEGPLLGKGPLPGLWLACGHHRNGVLMAAATAEAIADCVSQGRARDDLDLLLPCFQWQRFDSGVS comes from the coding sequence ATGACCGCCTTACGCCCTCCCGCCGCTGACGCCGCGTTGATCCTTGGCGGTGGATTGATGGGCCTGGCCATCGCCCATCAGCTGGCCCGGCGGGACCATCCGGTGTGCGTGATCAGCCGGCGACGCGGAGAGGCCGCAGGGTTCGTGGCAGCAGGCATGCTGGCTCCCCACGCTGAAGGCCTGAGCGGTGACCAGCTGCGATTCGGTCAACTGAGCCTGGAGCGGGTGCCGAGCTGGGTCGCCCAGATCGAGGCCGACAGCGGCCTGCCCTGCGGACTGCGCTCCACAGGGATTGTGGTGCCTTTCACCAGCAGCGAAGACCGGGATCGCTACCCCACAGCACGCTTTGGAACAGCCCTGAACCGCCGGCAACTGGAGCGGGAAGTGCCGGGCATCGCCACAACCTGGCAGGCCGGCCTGCTGTTCGAGCAAGACGGCCAGATCGACAACCGCCGCCAGTTGATGCGCTCCCTGGAAAGCGCCTGCGTGGAACGGGGGGTGCAGTTTCTGGAGGGCGTGGAAGTGCTGGAGCTGCTTGAGAACGGCGACAAACACATTGGGGCACGCATCCGCAACGCTGAAGGAACGATTTCGGAACGTAATAGTGCCATAGCAGTGCTTTGCTCCGGGGCCTGGAGCAGCCGGCTCCTGCCTCAGCTGCCGATTTTCCCGGTGAAAGGGCAGATGCTGTCCCTCCAGGCTCCCCGGGGCGCCCTCAAACGCGTGATCTTCGGACCCGGCACTTACCTGGTGCCGAGGGAAGACGGTCTGGTGGTGGTGGGCGCCACATCGGAGCGGGAGGCCGGTTTCGCAGAGGGCCTCACTCCCCAAGGGCAAAGCATCCTCAAGCAGGGCATTGCCTCCCTGCTCCCGGAAGCCTCGGGCTGGCCCCCGATGGAACGCTGGTGGGGATTCCGGCCCTGCACACCGGATGAGGGGCCATTACTTGGAAAGGGTCCCCTCCCTGGACTTTGGCTGGCCTGCGGCCATCACCGCAACGGGGTGCTGATGGCTGCAGCCACAGCTGAGGCGATCGCGGACTGCGTGAGCCAAGGCCGTGCCCGCGATGATCTGGACCTCTTGCTGCCCTGTTTCCAATGGCAGCGGTTTGACTCTGGCGTCAGCTGA
- the gatB gene encoding Asp-tRNA(Asn)/Glu-tRNA(Gln) amidotransferase subunit GatB produces the protein MAAPAATDQAWEAVIGLETHVQLGTNSKIFTAASTAFGDDPNTHIDPVVCGLPGTLPVLNQKVLEYAVKAAMALNLNIAEHSKFDRKQYFYPDLPKNYQISQYDEPIAEEGWIEVEVAEKGQDTYLKTIGIERLHMEEDAGKLVHAGSDRLAGSTHSLVDYNRAGVALAEIVSKPDLRTGREAAEYASEIRRIMRYLGVSDGNMQEGSLRCDVNISVRRGPEAPFGTKVEIKNMNSFSAIQKACEYEIQRQIKAYETGEPIVQETRLWDESKQLTKSMRSKEGASDYRYFPDPDLGPIEVSADQRESWRAELPELPAAKRHRYAETLGLSQYDARVLTDEKAMADYFEAVVAAGADAKLASNWITGDIAAYVNGNRLRFSELPFRPEQLAEMVQLIDGGKISGKIAKEILPELLEKGGSPKAIVDERGLGMISDPAAITTIVEELLAAHPDEVEAFRGGKTKLQGFFVGQLMKKTGGKADPKLANQILSQKLKGA, from the coding sequence ATGGCGGCACCTGCAGCAACAGACCAGGCCTGGGAAGCGGTGATCGGTCTCGAGACCCACGTTCAGCTGGGCACCAACAGCAAAATTTTCACGGCTGCATCCACGGCGTTCGGGGATGACCCCAACACGCACATCGACCCTGTGGTGTGCGGGCTGCCAGGAACGCTTCCCGTTCTCAATCAGAAGGTGCTGGAGTACGCCGTCAAGGCGGCGATGGCACTCAATCTGAACATTGCCGAGCACAGCAAGTTCGACCGCAAACAATATTTCTACCCTGACCTTCCCAAGAATTATCAGATCTCCCAGTACGACGAACCGATCGCAGAGGAAGGCTGGATCGAAGTGGAGGTGGCCGAGAAGGGTCAGGACACCTACCTGAAAACAATCGGGATCGAGCGGCTTCATATGGAGGAGGACGCCGGCAAGCTTGTGCATGCCGGCAGTGATCGTTTGGCTGGCTCCACCCATTCGTTGGTGGACTACAACCGCGCCGGTGTCGCGCTTGCGGAGATTGTGAGCAAGCCGGATCTGCGCACGGGTCGTGAAGCGGCGGAGTACGCCTCGGAGATCCGTCGGATCATGCGCTATCTCGGTGTGAGCGACGGCAACATGCAGGAGGGCTCCCTGCGTTGCGACGTGAACATCTCCGTGCGCCGGGGGCCGGAGGCGCCTTTCGGAACCAAGGTGGAGATCAAGAACATGAATTCGTTCTCGGCCATTCAGAAGGCCTGCGAGTACGAAATCCAGCGCCAGATCAAGGCCTACGAAACCGGTGAGCCCATCGTTCAAGAAACGCGGCTCTGGGATGAGAGCAAGCAGCTCACCAAGAGCATGCGCAGCAAGGAGGGGGCCAGTGATTACCGCTATTTCCCAGATCCGGATCTCGGGCCGATCGAGGTCAGTGCTGATCAGCGGGAGTCCTGGCGGGCTGAGTTGCCGGAGCTGCCGGCAGCCAAGCGCCACCGCTATGCCGAAACCCTTGGGCTGTCCCAATACGACGCTCGGGTGCTCACCGATGAGAAGGCGATGGCCGACTACTTCGAGGCTGTGGTGGCGGCGGGTGCCGACGCCAAGCTTGCGTCCAATTGGATTACGGGCGACATCGCTGCCTATGTGAACGGCAACCGTCTTCGCTTCAGCGAACTTCCCTTCCGTCCGGAACAACTCGCCGAAATGGTGCAGCTGATCGATGGTGGCAAGATCAGCGGCAAGATCGCCAAGGAGATCCTGCCCGAACTGCTGGAGAAGGGTGGCTCTCCCAAGGCGATCGTGGATGAGCGCGGTCTGGGAATGATCAGTGACCCTGCCGCGATCACCACCATCGTGGAGGAGTTACTTGCGGCCCATCCCGATGAGGTGGAGGCGTTCCGCGGCGGCAAGACCAAGCTGCAGGGCTTCTTCGTTGGCCAGCTGATGAAGAAAACCGGAGGCAAGGCCGATCCCAAGCTGGCGAATCAGATCCTCAGTCAGAAGCTCAAAGGGGCTTGA